A stretch of Aristophania vespae DNA encodes these proteins:
- the erpA gene encoding iron-sulfur cluster insertion protein ErpA, which produces MSDNFRISASAAARIAEIIEAQNETEGLALRVAVNAGGCNGFQYQFKLDRQQNEDDQIFEQGQARVIVDSASLPLLEDAELDFIDKLMGAHFVVHNPNAASACGCGSSFSLA; this is translated from the coding sequence ATGTCTGATAATTTTCGAATTTCTGCTTCTGCGGCTGCACGCATTGCTGAGATCATTGAAGCCCAAAATGAGACAGAAGGTTTAGCCTTACGCGTGGCCGTAAATGCTGGAGGCTGTAACGGCTTTCAATATCAATTCAAGCTAGACCGCCAGCAAAATGAGGATGACCAGATTTTCGAACAAGGTCAGGCGCGCGTTATAGTTGATTCTGCTAGTCTGCCCCTTCTAGAAGATGCTGAGCTAGATTTTATTGATAAATTAATGGGAGCCCATTTTGTTGTGCATAATCCCAATGCTGCCTCTGCCTGTGGATGCGGTAGCAGCTTTTCCCTTGCCTAA
- a CDS encoding DUF2076 domain-containing protein — MNSEERDLISRFVARVGAGHSAPGAQGGQVALAPIDPEADRFIAENFEKYPEARYRITQLAVVQEAALSQAQNRIRDLEFQLQQARSQLMQNNQQQQQSGGFLGGLFGGRKTPQQAPNAYPPGWGPQANMAQRPPMPQGGYQNGYAPPPGYQPGMFQRSGSGFLGSALSTAAGVAGGMMAANALEGLFSGHHGAAAGGADNAAGFGGDNAAGAAGGFGGSDPFDGAGTEGSGFSDGDFSQSGSDDFFGNDSGGFDGDFGGDFDGGGFDDF; from the coding sequence ATGAACTCTGAAGAACGGGATCTCATTAGTCGCTTTGTGGCACGCGTGGGGGCTGGTCATTCAGCTCCAGGTGCTCAGGGTGGACAGGTTGCCCTAGCCCCTATTGATCCGGAAGCTGATCGCTTTATTGCTGAAAATTTTGAAAAATATCCAGAGGCACGTTATCGTATTACGCAGCTTGCTGTTGTTCAGGAAGCGGCTTTGTCTCAGGCCCAGAACCGTATTCGTGACCTTGAGTTTCAGCTTCAGCAGGCTCGCTCACAGCTTATGCAAAATAATCAGCAGCAGCAGCAATCAGGTGGGTTTTTGGGTGGCCTTTTTGGGGGGCGCAAAACACCACAACAGGCTCCTAATGCTTACCCACCAGGATGGGGACCGCAGGCAAATATGGCACAAAGACCGCCAATGCCCCAGGGTGGTTATCAAAATGGATATGCGCCACCACCAGGGTACCAGCCTGGTATGTTTCAGCGTTCTGGCTCAGGATTTTTGGGCTCGGCCTTGTCAACTGCCGCAGGTGTTGCTGGTGGTATGATGGCGGCTAATGCGCTCGAAGGGCTTTTTAGCGGTCATCACGGTGCTGCCGCCGGTGGTGCAGATAACGCGGCCGGTTTTGGCGGAGATAATGCTGCTGGAGCGGCTGGTGGCTTCGGAGGATCCGATCCTTTTGATGGTGCCGGGACAGAAGGGTCAGGCTTTAGTGATGGTGATTTTTCACAAAGTGGTTCTGACGATTTCTTTGGTAATGATAGCGGCGGCTTCGATGGTGATTTCGGTGGTGACTTCGATGGCGGCGGTTTTGACGATTTCTAA
- a CDS encoding deoxyguanosinetriphosphate triphosphohydrolase yields the protein MTAPYAVQLEEARGRFYSEVEALSPFRSPWQRDRDRVLHSTGFKTLQYKTQVFLNHEGDFFRTRLTHSLEVAQIARSVARNLGVNEDLTEVIALAHDLGHTPFGHAGEDALAHAMKEWGGFDHNLQSLRLVTEVESRYQAFDGLNLTWETLEGLAKHNGPVKKPSSWLVDFDQAYPLKLTSYASIEAQIASICDDIAYHGHDLDDGLRAGLLKFEDLEEVPLLKTYLDEVRALDWKKRDPVDRDQRIRHELVRRVINALISDLTENSLLTLKDLAPQSADDVRYAGRAIIGFSMDMAKKNKEVRKFLYANMYRHWRVLRMARKARKALTEIFSILGDDPRLLPSSWREKAIMKQKTGDETACRRVVADYIASMSDRYAMEEHARLTDLSILV from the coding sequence ATGACAGCACCTTATGCCGTTCAGCTCGAAGAAGCACGCGGGCGCTTTTATAGTGAGGTAGAAGCCTTGTCTCCTTTCCGTTCTCCCTGGCAACGAGACCGAGACAGAGTGCTTCATTCAACCGGTTTTAAGACACTGCAATATAAGACTCAGGTCTTTCTCAATCATGAGGGGGATTTTTTCCGAACACGCCTGACTCATTCGCTGGAAGTTGCGCAAATAGCACGTTCTGTAGCGCGTAATCTTGGAGTCAATGAAGATCTGACTGAGGTGATCGCTCTAGCTCATGATTTAGGGCATACGCCTTTTGGTCATGCAGGAGAAGATGCTTTGGCTCATGCCATGAAAGAGTGGGGAGGATTCGACCATAATCTGCAATCCCTAAGGCTCGTGACAGAAGTTGAATCTCGTTATCAGGCCTTTGATGGTCTTAATTTGACATGGGAGACATTAGAAGGTCTTGCCAAGCATAATGGCCCGGTAAAAAAACCATCTTCCTGGCTTGTGGATTTCGATCAGGCCTATCCTCTAAAATTGACTAGTTATGCTTCAATAGAAGCTCAAATTGCTTCTATTTGTGATGATATTGCCTATCATGGTCACGATTTAGATGATGGGTTAAGAGCAGGTCTCTTAAAATTTGAAGATTTAGAAGAAGTGCCCCTTCTTAAAACATATCTTGATGAGGTGCGGGCTTTAGATTGGAAGAAGAGAGATCCGGTTGATCGTGATCAACGTATACGTCATGAATTAGTAAGGCGTGTTATTAATGCCCTGATCAGTGATCTTACGGAAAATAGCCTTCTCACACTTAAAGACTTAGCTCCACAAAGTGCTGATGATGTCAGGTATGCAGGCAGGGCCATTATTGGTTTTTCTATGGATATGGCAAAGAAGAACAAGGAAGTGAGAAAATTTCTTTACGCTAATATGTATCGTCACTGGAGAGTATTGCGTATGGCACGCAAGGCTCGCAAAGCCTTGACAGAAATTTTTTCAATTTTGGGAGATGATCCAAGGTTATTACCAAGCTCATGGCGCGAAAAGGCGATAATGAAGCAGAAAACCGGAGATGAAACGGCCTGTAGGCGTGTTGTCGCTGATTATATTGCAAGTATGAGCGACCGTTATGCCATGGAAGAGCATGCTCGTTTGACAGATCTGTCAATTCTCGTTTGA
- the glyS gene encoding glycine--tRNA ligase subunit beta: MAELFLELLSEEIPAGMQARAARDLSQLVHKALADLNPKEVFSTYGTRRLALSLTIDTQIPARIHSERGPRETAPEKALAGFMRKHNITQDELKKDNGFWVLERELPARSAANLIAETFPDLLWNFPWPKAMRWGKGSLFSWVRPLHYITCLLDGEIVPFSLMREDDDAHGLTSSNISEGHRFLAPGTFTVKNASHWREELQKRFVVTDDSQRRDIIQKGVAALAQEKSLKLVEDDALTEEISGLVEYPVPLLGTIESQFMDLPAEVMQVSMRVNQRYFALKTQEGKAAPYFAFVANRTFDDHGSLCIAGNERVLRARFADARHFWDLDRKTPLADRVQDLEAVTFHAKLGTQEERSQRISALAGIVAKAMGLSETQINQAKRAGLLAKTDLTTGMVGEFPELQGIMGGYYAAHDGEDIAVSQAIAEHYKPRGQDDTPATASVSNAVALADRLDMLAGFFGIGEVPSGSGDPYALRRSALGVIRIIRDNNLRIDLGALLFQAAQNLSERQLTENNALKDLEGFFTERLKVQLKTEGKRHDILDATLAVTSAQKGETLFEKHLDGDLVRLLSRVDALSEMIEHEEGKNLLAAYRRGANILRIENKKDGPHKGQADSTLFTLDEERNLEKAIQTVEPSISACLKADDFRGAMRHLATLRPVMDSFFENVTVNANEPEQRKNRLLLLAAFCQEAHSIADFNKIEG, encoded by the coding sequence ATGGCTGAATTATTTCTTGAGCTTTTGAGCGAAGAAATACCTGCTGGAATGCAGGCCCGTGCCGCGCGGGATTTATCTCAACTCGTTCACAAGGCCCTTGCCGATCTTAATCCTAAAGAGGTTTTTTCTACCTACGGCACGCGACGTCTTGCTCTAAGCCTAACTATTGACACACAAATCCCTGCGCGCATTCATAGTGAACGCGGTCCGCGTGAAACGGCTCCTGAAAAAGCTTTAGCCGGTTTTATGCGTAAACATAATATTACTCAGGATGAGCTTAAAAAGGACAATGGATTTTGGGTTTTAGAGCGCGAGCTTCCTGCCCGCTCAGCTGCAAACCTTATTGCTGAAACTTTTCCTGATTTATTATGGAATTTCCCATGGCCCAAAGCCATGCGATGGGGAAAAGGCTCTCTCTTTTCCTGGGTCCGCCCTCTGCATTATATCACCTGTCTTCTTGATGGTGAGATTGTACCTTTCTCCTTAATGCGAGAAGACGACGATGCGCACGGTCTTACTTCGAGTAATATTTCGGAGGGGCACCGCTTTTTGGCACCGGGAACATTTACTGTTAAAAATGCATCACACTGGCGAGAAGAGCTACAAAAACGCTTTGTCGTTACAGATGATTCTCAGCGCAGAGACATTATCCAAAAAGGCGTAGCTGCTTTAGCCCAGGAAAAATCTTTAAAGCTTGTTGAAGATGATGCTCTTACCGAAGAAATAAGTGGCCTGGTTGAATATCCGGTCCCCCTACTTGGGACGATTGAGTCTCAATTTATGGATTTACCAGCTGAAGTGATGCAAGTTTCCATGAGGGTAAATCAGCGATATTTTGCGCTAAAAACACAAGAGGGCAAAGCTGCACCTTATTTTGCATTTGTCGCAAATCGTACATTTGACGATCATGGCAGCTTGTGTATTGCCGGCAATGAACGTGTTTTACGTGCACGCTTTGCAGATGCACGACATTTTTGGGATCTAGACCGTAAAACACCTCTGGCTGATCGTGTTCAAGATCTTGAAGCTGTCACTTTTCATGCAAAATTAGGCACGCAAGAAGAGCGCTCACAGCGCATAAGCGCATTGGCTGGTATTGTTGCTAAGGCTATGGGACTTTCTGAGACCCAAATAAACCAGGCTAAAAGAGCAGGCTTATTGGCCAAAACTGACCTGACAACAGGTATGGTCGGAGAGTTTCCTGAGCTACAGGGCATTATGGGGGGCTATTATGCTGCTCATGATGGTGAAGACATAGCCGTTTCCCAAGCTATAGCAGAGCATTATAAGCCTCGCGGGCAAGACGACACCCCTGCAACAGCCTCCGTTTCAAATGCCGTTGCGCTGGCTGACCGCCTGGATATGCTTGCAGGGTTTTTTGGTATTGGGGAAGTCCCTTCAGGTTCTGGGGATCCCTATGCATTGCGGCGCTCAGCGTTAGGCGTGATACGAATTATTCGTGATAATAATTTGCGTATTGATCTGGGAGCACTTCTTTTCCAGGCAGCACAGAATCTTTCTGAGCGGCAGCTTACAGAAAATAATGCTTTAAAAGATCTCGAAGGCTTTTTTACGGAACGTTTGAAAGTACAGCTCAAAACAGAAGGGAAACGTCATGATATTCTTGACGCAACCTTAGCTGTTACCTCTGCTCAAAAAGGCGAAACCCTCTTTGAAAAGCACCTTGATGGTGATCTCGTCAGGCTTTTAAGCCGGGTTGATGCTCTATCTGAAATGATTGAGCATGAAGAGGGCAAAAATCTTCTCGCAGCTTACCGTCGTGGGGCTAACATTTTGCGTATTGAGAATAAAAAAGACGGACCGCATAAAGGTCAGGCTGATTCCACTCTCTTTACATTAGATGAGGAGCGAAACCTGGAAAAAGCCATTCAAACTGTTGAGCCATCTATTAGTGCATGCCTCAAAGCAGATGACTTTAGGGGCGCAATGCGGCATTTAGCGACCCTACGCCCTGTCATGGACAGCTTTTTCGAAAATGTAACTGTCAATGCAAACGAGCCAGAACAGCGTAAGAACAGACTCCTTTTATTAGCAGCATTTTGCCAGGAGGCTCACTCTATCGCTGATTTTAATAAAATCGAAGGTTAG
- the xth gene encoding exodeoxyribonuclease III, translating into MSFSFATWNINSIRMRAHLVLEWLKQHPDCQILALQEIKCETEQFPSLFEEEGFHCLVKGQKSYNGVAFISRTPLTLVTDHLPGFDDPAARYIEASINGLTLGNLYLPNGNSGGEAGFKTKISFFDALYRRTQTLLEAGQPFAFIGDYNVCPHDRDLAPGALSPDDALTHPKSREGFRRLLWAGLTDALRALHPDERIYSFWDYQAAAFQRNSGLRIDHALLSPTLADRLEKVVVDREERAREKPSDHVPLIVTVR; encoded by the coding sequence ATGTCATTTAGTTTTGCCACCTGGAACATAAATTCTATCCGAATGCGTGCCCATTTGGTTTTAGAGTGGTTGAAACAACATCCTGATTGTCAGATCCTCGCCTTACAGGAAATAAAATGTGAGACAGAGCAGTTCCCTTCTCTTTTCGAAGAGGAAGGGTTTCATTGTCTCGTTAAAGGGCAAAAATCTTATAATGGGGTGGCTTTTATAAGCCGCACTCCCTTAACTTTAGTGACCGATCATCTCCCGGGTTTTGATGACCCAGCGGCTCGCTATATTGAGGCATCTATAAACGGACTAACTTTGGGTAATCTTTATCTTCCTAACGGAAATTCAGGTGGAGAAGCAGGCTTTAAGACCAAAATTTCTTTTTTCGATGCTTTATATAGAAGAACTCAGACCCTTTTAGAGGCTGGTCAGCCTTTTGCTTTTATTGGTGATTATAATGTCTGCCCTCACGACAGAGATTTAGCACCTGGAGCCCTATCACCAGATGACGCCTTAACACACCCCAAAAGCCGCGAGGGATTTCGGCGTCTTTTATGGGCAGGTCTGACCGATGCTTTGCGCGCCCTGCACCCTGATGAAAGAATTTATAGTTTTTGGGACTATCAGGCTGCCGCTTTTCAAAGAAACTCGGGCCTGCGTATCGATCACGCTTTATTATCACCCACATTAGCCGATAGGCTAGAAAAAGTGGTGGTTGATCGTGAAGAACGTGCTCGCGAAAAACCTTCTGACCACGTTCCTCTTATTGTAACAGTCCGTTAA
- a CDS encoding FAD-dependent oxidoreductase, producing the protein MSDSVEGQTFHDVAALNSLEEGKIHPLSVAGHAIVLVRRGDEVQALGGRCPHKGAPIDQGALCHTKANGDVLVCPWHKAVFSAATGELVEPIAFAPLPTYPVEVIQGRVLVGIRPKELPQPAPIKKDESVLIIGGGGAAASAIYTLRQGGYAGKITMISREKILPYNRTALSKTVILSDPEKLKLPFLLDESYYQQNNIEVIYDTVVAFDPATHIATLKDGSTKRGDNVILAMGAKPNQLDVPGADLEGVMTLRNLKEAQHMAEVIKPEDVVVLVGGGFICLEVASALRQKGVGVTVILAESVPMESQFGRELGLMLLHLHEENSVAFIRDSKLVKIHGDSKVNAIELDDGTVIPCSHVLSAVGVTPDSDFIEGLPKDNDGSLIVNDEMKLTDKIYAVGDVSAMHRNGRNCRFEHWRHAQIQGRIAAKSIMGAPLDGVPTPWFWTQQFGKKLEYLGWGEPFDRVIIEGDMRKYDFIATFRAKERIVGIVSSGRAAAMAEAAVNYDQFIEDDSDNSSM; encoded by the coding sequence ATGTCTGATAGCGTCGAAGGCCAAACATTTCATGATGTCGCAGCATTAAACAGTCTGGAAGAGGGGAAAATACACCCTCTTTCTGTGGCTGGTCACGCCATAGTTTTAGTGCGCCGAGGTGATGAGGTGCAGGCTCTCGGTGGTAGATGCCCTCATAAAGGGGCTCCCATTGATCAGGGAGCCCTATGTCACACAAAAGCAAATGGTGACGTGCTGGTTTGCCCATGGCATAAGGCTGTTTTTTCAGCAGCAACGGGTGAGCTTGTTGAGCCAATCGCTTTTGCGCCCTTACCGACTTATCCCGTCGAGGTCATTCAGGGACGTGTTTTGGTTGGAATCAGGCCGAAAGAATTACCCCAACCTGCTCCTATCAAGAAAGACGAGTCCGTATTAATTATCGGTGGTGGTGGGGCTGCGGCAAGCGCCATCTATACCCTTCGGCAAGGTGGTTATGCGGGTAAAATTACGATGATAAGCAGAGAAAAAATTCTCCCTTATAATCGTACAGCCTTAAGTAAAACGGTCATTTTGAGCGACCCTGAAAAGCTTAAATTACCGTTCTTGCTTGATGAGTCCTATTATCAACAGAATAATATAGAAGTTATTTACGATACTGTTGTTGCTTTTGACCCTGCCACGCACATAGCGACGTTGAAAGATGGTTCAACGAAGCGTGGAGACAATGTTATTTTAGCCATGGGTGCTAAACCTAATCAGCTTGACGTTCCTGGCGCCGATCTTGAAGGCGTTATGACACTACGCAACCTCAAAGAAGCCCAGCATATGGCAGAGGTTATCAAGCCCGAAGATGTCGTTGTGCTCGTTGGCGGTGGGTTTATCTGCCTAGAAGTAGCATCGGCATTAAGACAAAAAGGTGTGGGCGTTACAGTTATCTTAGCCGAATCTGTTCCTATGGAATCGCAGTTCGGACGTGAATTGGGGCTTATGCTTTTGCATCTTCATGAAGAAAATAGTGTAGCCTTTATCCGTGACAGTAAATTGGTCAAGATTCATGGTGATAGCAAAGTTAATGCCATAGAGCTTGATGACGGCACGGTTATACCCTGCTCGCATGTCTTATCAGCAGTGGGTGTCACACCTGATTCCGATTTTATTGAGGGCCTTCCCAAAGACAATGACGGCTCTTTGATTGTTAATGATGAGATGAAATTAACGGACAAAATATATGCCGTTGGTGATGTCTCTGCTATGCATCGTAATGGCAGAAATTGCCGCTTTGAGCATTGGCGTCATGCACAGATTCAGGGGCGTATTGCTGCTAAAAGCATTATGGGCGCTCCACTGGATGGCGTACCCACTCCATGGTTCTGGACACAACAATTTGGTAAAAAGCTGGAATATTTGGGCTGGGGTGAGCCTTTTGACCGTGTTATCATTGAAGGCGATATGAGAAAATATGATTTCATAGCGACCTTCAGAGCAAAAGAACGCATCGTAGGAATAGTCAGCTCTGGCCGGGCTGCCGCAATGGCAGAGGCCGCTGTAAATTACGACCAATTCATAGAAGATGACTCAGATAATTCATCCATGTGA
- a CDS encoding LysE family translocator, whose translation MHQYIVPLIAFLATSIVFTLTPGLDTVMILRTAAGDGRKMGMGAVCGIAIGLGIWGLAAALGLTALLEASKTAFFLLKCAGAVYLTWLGLHSLIRPRTSFATEIKKVSPRVSKIKTGPFGIGIRRGLMTDLLNPKAGIFIMTFFPQFIPPHTNVALFTLIMTAIQMILAFLWLSLLVILTVPLGGILKKPAVVKCLDRLSGIVFIGFGIKIFMTRNPI comes from the coding sequence ATCGTTTTTACTCTCACCCCAGGGCTAGATACTGTGATGATTCTCCGCACTGCTGCTGGAGATGGGCGTAAAATGGGGATGGGTGCTGTATGCGGAATTGCTATAGGGCTTGGAATTTGGGGGTTGGCAGCTGCCTTAGGGTTAACAGCGCTTTTAGAAGCCTCCAAAACGGCTTTTTTTCTTTTAAAATGTGCTGGTGCTGTTTATTTAACGTGGCTCGGTCTGCACTCCTTAATCAGGCCAAGAACCAGCTTTGCTACAGAAATTAAAAAAGTTTCACCGCGAGTGTCAAAAATCAAAACTGGCCCGTTTGGTATAGGCATACGCAGAGGCCTTATGACGGATTTACTTAATCCAAAGGCTGGTATTTTTATTATGACGTTTTTTCCACAATTTATACCACCTCATACCAATGTTGCTCTTTTTACGCTTATTATGACAGCCATTCAGATGATTCTTGCGTTTCTGTGGCTGAGCTTGCTGGTTATTTTGACGGTGCCTCTAGGAGGAATTTTGAAAAAACCAGCTGTAGTGAAATGCTTGGACCGTCTGTCAGGAATTGTGTTCATTGGTTTTGGTATCAAAATTTTTATGACACGCAACCCTATCTAA
- a CDS encoding glycine--tRNA ligase subunit alpha: protein MSLIRPPCFQDLILRLHQFWAEKGCAILQPYDTELGAGTLSPYTTLRALGRKPWAAAYVQPCRRPSDGRYGENPNRLQHYYQYQVLLKPTPQESQNLLLESYRAIGIDPEKHDIRFVEDDWENPTIGAWGLGWEVWCDGMEVTQFTYFQQVGGIPTVMPSTELTYGLERLAMYVQGVENVYDLDFNGQGLTYGDVFLRAEKDYSRYNFELADTKMLLNHFNDCEKESLRLSEAGVAQPAFDQCLKASHLFNLLDARGVISVSERASYIGRVRVLAKAACEAWLTIEEGEDAHG from the coding sequence TTGTCTTTAATCCGGCCTCCTTGCTTCCAAGATCTTATCTTACGCCTCCATCAATTCTGGGCAGAAAAAGGCTGCGCTATATTACAGCCTTATGATACAGAACTTGGAGCGGGCACTCTCTCTCCTTATACAACGTTACGTGCATTAGGTCGTAAGCCCTGGGCTGCGGCATATGTGCAACCTTGCCGTCGTCCCTCAGACGGACGTTATGGAGAAAACCCCAACCGTCTCCAGCATTATTACCAATATCAGGTTTTACTTAAACCCACACCGCAGGAAAGCCAAAATCTCTTACTGGAAAGCTATCGTGCTATCGGTATCGACCCCGAAAAACATGATATTCGCTTTGTTGAAGATGACTGGGAAAACCCCACAATTGGTGCCTGGGGTCTAGGGTGGGAAGTTTGGTGCGACGGGATGGAAGTCACACAATTTACCTATTTCCAGCAAGTAGGTGGCATTCCAACTGTTATGCCTTCGACCGAACTAACTTATGGGCTTGAACGCTTGGCTATGTATGTTCAGGGCGTTGAAAATGTTTATGACCTTGATTTTAATGGTCAGGGCCTAACTTATGGCGATGTCTTTTTACGTGCTGAAAAAGATTATTCACGCTATAATTTCGAGCTTGCTGACACAAAAATGTTGTTAAACCACTTTAATGACTGCGAAAAAGAGTCCCTTCGTCTTTCTGAAGCCGGCGTCGCTCAGCCCGCATTTGACCAGTGTTTAAAAGCCTCTCATCTTTTCAACTTACTTGATGCACGTGGTGTAATTTCTGTTTCAGAACGCGCATCTTATATTGGCCGTGTACGTGTTCTTGCTAAGGCGGCCTGTGAAGCCTGGCTCACTATAGAAGAGGGAGAAGACGCTCATGGCTGA
- the aspS gene encoding aspartate--tRNA ligase, translated as MHQYRTHTCSALRANDAGKTVRLSGWIHSKRDHGGLLFIDLRDHYGMTQIVIPEEGELLKQAERLRVESVITVTGEVVVRENGQRNPQLPTGDIELRAKDITVQSAAEVLPFQVAGQENYPEDLRLKYRYLDLRRDKMQRNLLLRSRVIASMRRRMQEQGFVEFQTPILTASSPEGARDFLVPARLHPGKFYALPQAPQQFKQLAMVAGLERYFQIAPCFRDEASRADRSPGEFYQLDFEMSFATQEDVFGVLEPVLAGLFEEFTPEGWKISDGAFPRIPFADAMRDYGSDKPDLRNPLILKDVTKVFDGSSFGLFAKIAASGGKIKAIPAPNAGDKPRTFFDKLNNWAREQGAGGLGYVIFEAEGGKGPIAKNLEAERLQELRDICGLKAGDAVFFAAGTDKDYAVSKFAGTVRTKIATELDLIEKNAFRFCWVVDFPMYEHNEETGRIDFSHNPFSMPQGGLDALNNHDPLTIKAYQYDIVCNGVELSSGAIRNHRPDIMLRAFEIAGYGPEVVEERFGGMLNAFRYGAPPHGGAAPGVDRIVMLLADEPNIREVILFPLNQGGEDLMMEAPAPIEPARLKELSLKLDLPKPKVTAAPQN; from the coding sequence ATGCACCAGTACCGTACACACACATGCAGCGCATTACGCGCAAATGATGCAGGGAAGACCGTACGGCTCTCTGGATGGATCCATAGTAAGCGCGACCACGGGGGCTTACTTTTTATAGATCTGCGTGACCATTACGGTATGACGCAGATTGTTATCCCTGAAGAAGGGGAGCTTTTAAAGCAGGCTGAACGTTTACGGGTAGAAAGCGTTATTACTGTTACGGGCGAAGTTGTTGTGCGTGAAAATGGCCAGCGTAACCCGCAACTACCCACGGGTGATATTGAGCTGCGTGCCAAGGATATTACTGTTCAGTCGGCTGCCGAAGTCCTACCTTTCCAGGTGGCAGGGCAAGAAAATTATCCAGAAGATTTACGTCTTAAATATCGTTATCTCGATCTTCGTCGTGACAAAATGCAGCGTAATCTTTTATTACGCAGCCGCGTTATTGCAAGTATGCGTAGGCGCATGCAGGAGCAGGGCTTTGTAGAGTTTCAAACCCCTATTCTTACAGCATCTTCACCAGAGGGAGCACGTGACTTCTTGGTGCCAGCCCGTTTGCATCCTGGCAAATTTTATGCTCTTCCGCAGGCGCCTCAGCAATTTAAGCAGCTCGCTATGGTGGCAGGTTTAGAGCGCTATTTCCAAATAGCACCCTGTTTCCGTGATGAAGCTTCCAGAGCCGATCGTAGTCCTGGTGAATTTTACCAGCTCGATTTTGAAATGTCATTTGCCACTCAGGAAGATGTATTTGGCGTTTTAGAACCTGTCTTAGCTGGGCTTTTTGAAGAATTTACGCCAGAAGGCTGGAAAATCTCAGACGGAGCTTTTCCTCGTATACCTTTTGCTGATGCCATGCGCGATTATGGTTCTGATAAACCTGATTTACGTAACCCTCTTATTCTGAAAGACGTGACAAAAGTCTTTGACGGTTCTTCTTTTGGTTTATTTGCCAAAATTGCAGCTTCAGGTGGAAAAATTAAAGCAATTCCAGCTCCAAATGCTGGTGATAAGCCCCGTACATTCTTCGATAAATTAAATAACTGGGCACGTGAGCAGGGTGCTGGCGGCCTTGGTTATGTTATTTTTGAAGCAGAAGGCGGCAAAGGCCCGATTGCGAAAAATCTGGAAGCTGAACGTTTGCAGGAATTGCGTGATATTTGTGGCCTAAAAGCTGGTGATGCTGTTTTCTTCGCTGCGGGCACAGATAAAGATTATGCTGTCTCAAAATTTGCGGGAACTGTTCGCACCAAAATTGCTACAGAACTCGACCTTATTGAGAAAAATGCCTTCCGTTTCTGCTGGGTTGTTGATTTCCCAATGTATGAGCATAATGAAGAAACGGGGAGAATTGACTTCTCACATAATCCATTCTCAATGCCGCAAGGCGGCTTAGATGCTCTTAACAACCACGATCCTTTGACCATTAAGGCTTATCAATATGATATTGTCTGTAATGGTGTAGAGCTGTCTTCTGGTGCTATCAGAAACCACCGCCCGGATATAATGTTGCGTGCTTTTGAAATTGCAGGTTATGGCCCGGAAGTCGTTGAAGAGCGTTTTGGTGGTATGTTAAATGCGTTCCGTTATGGCGCTCCTCCTCATGGTGGTGCAGCTCCAGGTGTGGATCGTATTGTCATGTTATTGGCTGATGAACCAAATATCAGAGAAGTTATTTTATTCCCACTCAATCAGGGTGGTGAAGACTTGATGATGGAAGCACCAGCTCCAATTGAGCCAGCACGTTTAAAAGAGCTTTCGCTCAAGCTCGACTTGCCTAAACCTAAAGTCACAGCGGCGCCTCAGAACTAG